From a single Stomoxys calcitrans chromosome 4, idStoCalc2.1, whole genome shotgun sequence genomic region:
- the LOC131996926 gene encoding uncharacterized protein LOC131996926 codes for MNLERTPPPAGASASDPPVDSSVVEPSACQVCHITMTEGLECLILNECSHPFHRQCIEEYLSNASECPVCKKPCQLSELRVLKIVHRSVPPFKGSQRGKGRGAMPRHYQTRSTTREFQDTQYQQLNRSLDFPSTPDRSNLQTNPSRGISPARGLSQPAAVHSVQIHAASAHTAPMQSAPIHTAPVLVDYSRIDQLIETNLSRMLQNMNFAPPANANRNIPSSQRPLNNLSQTMNNVSDENIRSHQLSKVGILNLTGLRMDLVWRNFCTGLFL; via the exons ATGAACTTGGAACGAACACCACCTCCGGCAGGTGCGTCTGCATCTGATCCTCCTGTAGATTCATCTGTGGTGGAACCTTCCGCATGTCAGGTTTGTCACATCACTATGACCGAAGGACTGGAATGTTTGATTTTGAATGAATGTTCGCATCCATTTCATAGACAGTGCATAGAGGAATATTTGTCAAATGCGTCAGAGTGTCCCGTTTGTAAGAAACCCTGTCAACTTAGCGAGTTGAGAGTTTTGAAGATTGTCCACAGATCTGTGCCGCCATTTAAGGGCAGTCAGAGGGGCAAGGGCAGAGGCGCAATGCCAAGGCATTATCAGACTCGTAGTACGACGCGTGAATTTCAGGATACACAGTATCAGCAGTTGAATCGTAGTTTGGATTTTCCGAGTACACCTGATCGAAGTAATTTACAGACCAATCCAAGTCGGGGAATTTCTCCCGCTCGTGGTTTATCTCAACCTGCGGCAGTTCATTCTGTTCAAATTCATGCTGCTTCAGCTCATACGGCTCCAATGCAATCTGCTCCGATTCATACTGCACCAGTATTGGTGGATTATAGTAGAATTGACCAATTGATCGAGACAAATTTGAGTAGGATGCTTCAAAATATGAACTTTGCACCTCCTGCTAATGCAAATCGTAATATCCCTTCTTCTCAAAGGCCTCTGAATAATTTGAGTCAGACTATGAACAATGTCAGTGACGAGAAT ATAAGGTCACATCAATTGTCCAAAGTTGGAATATTAAATTTGACGGGTCTGCGAATGGACTTGGTGTGGAGGAATTTTTGTACAGGATTATTTCTCTGA